The Thamnophis elegans isolate rThaEle1 chromosome Z, rThaEle1.pri, whole genome shotgun sequence DNA window CGCCGTCTGGCAGCCCGCGTTGGCTTTTTCGgcccaggggagggggaggcggtcaCGGGATCTCCCGTCAGGGAGAgactccctcccctcttcccctaTGCCACCCCCGCAATTGGGAACCGGGCTCTTTCCGCCCCCATAACGCGATTTCAcggtgccccctccccagcccccgttTAAGCCATCGTCCCGGGTCCACTACGTCATTTACCTCTTCAGAGATTTTCTCCGTCCGGACCGGGTTtccttctgaaggcaaaccttggggagagggagagcccacttcctcccccgccccccccccacacccaccgccctttcccctctccccaaCCCCAACATCGCCAGAAGAATCCGATGCAGATCCTTTTTTCAAAAGCTCTTGCgttgtttcctccctccccccccatccaAGATTTTttacaagagggagggagggagagctctGAACCCAGtctgctccccacccccaccccgaggGTACAGCGGTTGTGTGAGTTCAGGCATTGTGGTGGAGGTTGAGGTTAAAAACAACCCACCCCCCCCCAGTAAATCAGCGGGGCACCATATTCACAATAAATATATGCCAAGAGCGGGAGTGGGGTAGGTGGGTGAAAATTAAGAGTTTTTtagatggaggtttttaagaagagattggaccaacCGTGAGAAATGGTtattgggtctcctgctcgggcaggggggtggactagaagacctccgaggtcccttccaaatctgttacacTGTGAAGAACATAGAACAGAGTTAAAAGGGAATTTAGAGATCATCTagtcctagtccaaccccctgttcaaacaggagacactgaatcacagagttggaagggaccttgaaggtcttctagtccggtctcttcttgaaagcctccagtgattccatcattccttgtctggccttcatgcttgaccccctcctttctgtggcaacccctccaatattggaacaaGGCTATCCGGTTTTCCCTGGTACTTCTCTCCTCTAGATTAGCCctgcccaattcctgtaactgcagtactctaggtgtggtcttactagggcttcaCAGAGTGGTTGTAGTacctcacgtgatcttgattgtatcccccattaatgcaatttaggattgtgttggctttcttggctgccgctgtacactgctggctcctatttagctggttgtccactaagactccaagatccctctcacagtcactgctattaagcctggtttcacccagttcaTATGTGGACtttgggtttttcttgcctaagttaggactttacttttctctacattgaacttcatttggttagatagggcccagtgttcaaatctgtcaagatccatctggatcttgagcctatcttctaggtgttagctattcctgccagcttagtgaagatgttgaagagtactaggcctaaGACAGAATCTTGTAGTATCCCACTACTCTCCTCTCTCCATGTAGACTTggacccattaaggactacttgttgagaATGGTATGtcagccagttgcaaatccatctggtggtgaagctgtctatcccacttttttcgaGCTTACAAAGAAGTAGGTTGcgatctactttgtcaaatgccttcctGACGtctattatgtccacagtatttcgctggtctactaatttagtcactatgttaCTATATCTTAAGTTACAGCATGGCGCAGAGGATTGAGACCATATGTTAAGTTACAGCATGTTCCATTTATTATTTGGTTGAATACAGAAGAATCTGGTCAACTAACAGTCAGCACTAAATTAGCGGGAGAGAAAAGTCAGCAGAATTCAAAATCAGGTGGACAGATCTCTTGTCGGCAGGATGGGACTCAAGACTCATGACAGCCTCGACCTCTTCCTCAGGCTCAATCTGGTCATTTACATCAGGGGTCCCGGGGGCTGTGgaacagcatgccagaaaccggttCTCAGAAAGAAGCAAAGCCGCATCTGCAGGATGCAGATGGCAGGTGAAAACACGGCTCCTTCGGTgtgcggaaaaacctctctctacAGAAGCAGTCCCTGGGGCCCAAATGGTTGGGGTCCCGTGATCTACATGAACTTAAGACTAGCCCCCTTCCCACATTCAGATCAGAAgatttgtcccaaagatgttgaACGAAAGAAGACTTAAGATAGTTCGACTACAATATATATTAAGATTACAAAGGCGGTAGTGATGATTGCAGCCATTAAAATTTTTTCTTTCCAATTCAACGCATTCTCTGCCATTTTTCGGGCTTCTTTGTTCTTCGCCAGGACAGCTTTGACAATGCCATCCGTCAGGTTGGGCTCCAAATACAGCTGGTTGGTGTAGTACCCACCTCCGTTCTCTGAAATGGTTCTCTGCACAATCTCCATCAGCTCCGAGACCTGATTATCCCGCTCGGATCCCATAGCCTTGTTGTTGAACCCATAGAAGCGGTTCCGGCATTGCTGGATCACATCCCGTAGATTTTTGTTGTCGGAGTTTTGGACGTACTCATGCAGGGGGTCCCCACCCAAATCCTCCACGCAAGTGAAGAGGACAATCGTGCGCCTGGTGGATTCTGCCCCAAAGATATCCTGGACGCACTTCGCAGCAGCCGCGTCTTCGGCAGTGAAGCGTCCCACCTGGGTCACCAAGATCAAGGCGTGGGGGCCAGGCCGGGAGAAGTCAATGCAAGACATGACCTCCCGCCGCACACCCTCACTGTAATCGTCGGAATCGAACATGGCTGGTGTGTCGACCACGTAGATTGTCTTGCCCTGCCAGCTTCCCTGTCCCCTTTGGCACCTCAGGGTGGTGATTTTTGCCGACAAGATGGACTTAAACAACTTCTCTCTGAGGATGGTGTTGCCCGTGGCACTCTTCCCACCGCCAGACTTTCCGACCAGGATGAGCCGGACTTCGGCATCGTCCCCTGGGAGTTTGGAAGACAGGGGGACAGTGTTAGGGCAGAGTGTAGTTACACTGCTCAATGGAATTCAGTTCATGTATTCAACTATtgacagagagaggggagagggagggggagagagggagagagagagagggagaaagagatggtaGAAATAGAGGTGGGaaggtgggtggggagagagagatggatgataggatagaTGGTTGataagagagagataaagagacagacaggatagatggatggatggatgatagatagacacacaggatagatagatatagatggatgtgatagagatggatggatgataggatagatgaatggatgagaGATACACAGACAGGATAGataaatatggatggatggataggatacatagctagatagatggatggtggatggatgatagaatagatggatgatagagagagagatagacacatACAGGATagataaagatggatggatggatgtgatagagagagggggtaaaaataggggtgggtgggtgggtagagagagatggatggatggatggatggatggatggatgatagagagaggTGGACACAGATAGGATAGATAaatatggataaatggatgggatagatgatagatagatagatagatagatagatagatagatagatagatagatatagatgatagaatagaatagaatagaatagaatagaatagaatagaatagaatagaatagaatagaatagaatagacagagtGAGCATATCCGGCTTCCCtcttgactttgctgatcagaaggtcgcaaaaggggatcacatgaccccgggacactgcaaccgtcataagtacaagtcagttgctgagcatctgaatttggatcctgGGACCCCGGAGACTCTAGGGACGCTGCCATGGTTGTACGTGTGGAGAAAACGTCCTCTCTGTGGGTTGTGATTGTGTTACCTACCTGCTAAGCCTCTCCGCTCCACGGTGGCCTGA harbors:
- the LOC116520594 gene encoding GTPase IMAP family member 2-like; the encoded protein is MAYQSFDDPCQATVERRGLAGDDAEVRLILVGKSGGGKSATGNTILREKLFKSILSAKITTLRCQRGQGSWQGKTIYVVDTPAMFDSDDYSEGVRREVMSCIDFSRPGPHALILVTQVGRFTAEDAAAAKCVQDIFGAESTRRTIVLFTCVEDLGGDPLHEYVQNSDNKNLRDVIQQCRNRFYGFNNKAMGSERDNQVSELMEIVQRTISENGGGYYTNQLYLEPNLTDGIVKAVLAKNKEARKMAENALNWKEKILMAAIITTAFVILIYIVVELS